A genomic stretch from Deltaproteobacteria bacterium includes:
- a CDS encoding BON domain-containing protein, translating into MRRALAVLLAVLAAGCAAHAPVAEAPPPVSDEELDLPVAPGVTKKIVLPDPVIRANLAEGYAATRSVHPGTVVADVDGGVVTLRGTVASISERNLAIAVAATSPGVRRVKPKLIVKPATRAEWPAHDARGIADVATDQQLLAEVRRRISATNQVRVAELDVQVCMGVVILSGPVESAAVRARLRETALYIPRVRGVVNNLWVPGE; encoded by the coding sequence ATGAGACGCGCGCTCGCCGTCCTGCTGGCCGTGCTTGCCGCGGGGTGCGCCGCGCATGCGCCGGTCGCGGAGGCGCCGCCGCCGGTATCCGATGAGGAACTCGATCTTCCCGTCGCGCCGGGGGTGACGAAAAAGATCGTGCTGCCCGACCCGGTGATCCGCGCGAACCTCGCCGAGGGCTACGCCGCGACGCGTTCGGTGCACCCGGGGACGGTCGTGGCCGACGTGGACGGCGGCGTGGTCACGCTGCGCGGCACGGTGGCGTCGATTTCCGAACGCAATCTCGCCATCGCCGTCGCCGCGACGAGCCCGGGGGTGCGTCGCGTGAAGCCCAAGCTGATCGTGAAACCGGCGACGCGCGCCGAGTGGCCCGCGCATGACGCGCGCGGCATCGCCGACGTGGCAACCGACCAGCAGCTTCTCGCGGAGGTGCGCCGCCGGATTTCGGCGACGAACCAGGTGCGCGTCGCCGAGCTCGACGTACAGGTTTGCATGGGCGTCGTGATTCTGTCGGGGCCGGTGGAATCGGCGGCGGTGCGCGCGCGGCTGCGCGAAACGGCGCTCTACATCCCGCGCGTGCGTGGCGTGGTCAACAACCTGTGGGTGCCGGGCGAGTGA